One Hevea brasiliensis isolate MT/VB/25A 57/8 chromosome 6, ASM3005281v1, whole genome shotgun sequence genomic window, ctctctttctctctttctatcCTTCCAAAAATGCCTCacttgctctctatggaaagaaaatgataaaatgagactttatatagatgaggggactgccctagaatgggtaaaagggggaatgttccagagaaagtgaggtaaaaagctagagtaacggaaatgccacgtcaaccatttccagtaaaaatgacataagctgagtcagttgtgtcgttggttgtgtcgcgggttgtgtagctctcggcgtgaatatctgacgatcgacacaacctgcgacataagctagttCGGTTGTCACAGTTGTGTCGctcggccattttttactcaacttcaaaattttttgcaattcgactttaatctcctccaaatggctactctgatcaaaatacatcaaatttctccaaatttaatctacaaaacaaataaattccaaaaattaaactaagaaaagtgaaaattgtaaaattgactaaatatatactaatatctataataatggctATGAACAAAGATAAATTATGTGTAAAAATTACATCTAAataatgatctaaaatgcatgcatcaaatgtAAATCTTGAGTTGTAAGAGCAGATGTGCAACCATGTAGATGAATCTTTCTTGGAAGTCACAATCTAGACTACCATATTCTTAGTTCCTTGGTCCATCGTCCTAAGGATTGTTTGTTTTCATCACTAGGAAGAGGGGACGTTATATATTGGATATCGCAAACATGCTTAGGTCTAGGAAGACCTTCATTCACTTTCACTCCAAATTATATGATAGGCCCATTAACCATTTAGGATATTTTTTGcttaaaatttagtttattatgaatttaaaaaataaaatatatgatggAAATTATCTATTAAATtcattaaatatatgaatttgatATATTTTGAGTCCATAATCTAggcaaaaattttatatatatatatatatatatatatatatattcccatATTATGTCTTCCATTTAATTAGAAAAATCAATACTTAAGtgatttagaaaaaaataaaagaattaatacTCAACATGAATACCTAATATTCTATCAAATGTCTAATTTTTAATAAATGTATCAATAATGtttgaaatatttttatatatttaacaatttaatatttaattttttttatatcaatcaagtatttaaaataaaaattatttcaattaaatatatttaactaaatttactaattaaaaaaattacaattaaCCATTTTACCTCTATAAACAATATTACTCCTCACCTCATTTAtatctttttatttctttctatatttcatttttcttttttaataaaatttaattttcttcGTCCTTTctgtatcaaaataaaaaatatatatatataaacttgttttgataaaaaatataagaaacaaaaaaaaatcaaatgatgATTCTTAGTGCAATAATTAATCCCtaatttaacatttttttttattttgatgcaGAAAAGAAGAGTAAAAAAATTACTttgttcagaaaaaaaaaaagaaaaattataatagAAAAAGAATATAAAGaagtaaaagagataaatgaggtAGAAGAATAAGAATGATAATGTTTGTAGGGATAAAATGATCTATTTTAGGTTTTCACAGAGTAAATTCagccaaataaaaatttaattaaaacaaaATTATCCATTTAAAcacttattaataaaaaaaaatctagacATTAACttgttaaatttaaaaaaattcaaacagCTGGAAGATATTCATCCCTATTGCAATTACAATAGAAAAGGGACAAAAAAAATATATGcaaaatcaaattaatatttggaGAGATTAGATTGCTTCCATTGCAAAGCAATTAAATATTAGCTAGAATTGATCTGGGGATGATCATCCTTATCCATTTTCTAATTTAATTACTCCAAACTTGACTTTATGAGATTGCTAATTCAATTAATCTCTAGAGATGATGTGGGGTATGATGTTGCTTTCACTTTTATGTAAAGGACAAAAGAAAAAGAGGCATCCTCTGGTTTTGCACTTTTTATCTTGTTTAGCTCTGAGGATGCCAATGGTTGGTATGCATGAAGTtggaataaaataagaaaaaattttgTGGTCTTGGAGTTGCAATGTTAAAATATCTTTAATAATATGCATtaagttaaaattttataattatgaaaatgattttaatattattaaaccaAAATTTTATTAGTATCTGCTTGTCTTTGCTTGTATTGATGATGATCAAGGTGTTTACGGAGCAAATGGCAAAATCATTTGATAAAGAACCAAAAGAAATTATGGAATTAATAATTGCTTGAAATGCATGTTTTCATTGCATACATATCCAGCCTATATTGGTGGTTTTGTAATAATTTATGGTAAAGCTATGTGCTCCTTCAAGATTGTTTGTATTATAAGTTTGACAAATGATCTTTGGCAAGTTCCTGTTTATTTCATTGATGCTCTCTCTCCTCTTTTATCACAAGCAGTCTACAAGCCATGATAACAAAAGCTTTTTGACCGTTGCTTAGAAAAATTTACGGATATTTGAACCAATCCAACCTTAAAGATAAATAATTTCAACTTTCTTGTGAACTGGAAGAGGAGCACATTCTTTGAGGTCTTCCTACCGATTGGTTTACTTCTAAAATAGAATCTTGAGGTTCAGATATGCATAGATGATTCGACAGAAAGTCAAGATTTACTTTCACTTCTCTTATTGACAATAAAAAAACAAGTTACAGTTAAAAATAAAGCAGGGAAAAAGTTAATTCTTAGATGGTAATATATTACCAAGTTATTCTAGACAAAAGCATAAAAGTACTCTCCTTATAATTTATATAGGGGAGACTAGGAAGCTGCAGCTAAAGGGGGATCGTGGGGAGAGCAATGGAAGAAACTGGGTGGAGATATATTATCTTGTTGCTCATCTTCAtattctttttcattttcttcttcagCATCCCAAAGAAATCTAGCATATGAAGCTCGGACATAGCTGCAAGAAtggaatatttaaaaataataataataaaagaaaagaaaacaggaGGAAATGAATTAGTTTCAGTACTACAAGTTCTTGAATCTTTAATTTTGGAATATCAATTGAATTAAACCCACTTTAAATTGGAAAAATCATGTCAAAGTTGGATTTGCCATACCAGTCCTCTGGGGCAGTTTTAACAGCTTGATCAAAGTAGCTCTCAGCTCTCTGAGCATCCTTTTCTTTTTGCCATATTAGATCAGCATATATTGACAAAATATTCCCATCACTTGGATTTGCCAAAATTGCTCTCCCACAGAACTCTTCTGCTTTAGCAAAATCTCCTCTaacctaaaaccaaaagattAAATGAATGACAAACTCAATCAAGCAAGGATAATAATCTCTTGTTTGATGGTTAATTTGACTTAACTGAGTTGAGAATTCTATAGCTTGGTTAAGTTATAAATAGTTAATATTCTGAACTTGTTGACAAATATGAAGTTGTTATGAACAGTTCAGATCTTATATACCTCTTTCAGGAATTTAGCATAGTTTCCAAGGAGAAGTGCATTGCCAGGATCAGCTGAAATCATCTTCTGGTAATAAGCATCAGTATTGTCATTCCCATAAAACTCTGACCCACCATTACCATCTCCACCATCCGATCTTCTAcctccactaccaccaccacAAATTCCTCCACCACCTTCACTCCCCATTCCGCCACCCACTACTAGTGTCTGCAACCCACACCTCTTCttctcatcatcatcatcattcatCACTTCCTCTCCCAACCCAGAACTTGAAAAGAGTCTTTGGAGTCTTGAATCGGGTTGTACTTGTTTCTCTTCCTCATCACTATTTTTCTTGCATTGCTGTTTAGTGCTGTGAGGAGGTCTTATAGGTGAGCCCTTCTGGGGTTTTTGGAGATTGGCTTCTTGCTGCAAAGTTTGGGTTGTGACTTTCTTGGTTGGATCATCAGGTTGAGAGTAAAACGAAACTGATTTGGTTCTTTGAAGGATCTGAAACTCTGGCTCTGGTGAGGAGTCCTTGTAGCAGGGAAGCCAAGAGTCCAAGATTGGTGTTGAAGAGCTCCTTAAAAGCATGCTCATGGAGAAGTGCTATTGAAAGTGAGGATAATAAAAATGGCTTTTAGGAGGGAATTATTATAGAAGAAAGTTTCTACTTTTCAGAGGGATATTTTAGCAATTGAAAGGAAATATCTGCACTTTAAGGGGCAGAGCTGAAGAGCATTTTATGTTTTTATGGAAGATTAAAGAACCGTGGTAAATGATAAAATCTCAGCCGTTGATGATGTTGTGATAAACGACAATGGTACAACGTACTCCATTATGCGGTGTCCTTGCAAAAGAAGCCCACGGGCGAAGGAAATTTTACACATAAGACTAGGGCCTGTAAGGCATGGACACGTTGAGCAAGGGACACGTGACTTGGGTCTACCACGTTATGTGTTTAGATGGGATAGATTGCTCTTAGTGGGAAGAATGGACGGCTCATAAAAGCTTCCTGGAAGGGAAATAAAGTAGCTTCATTGTCATCTTAGCTTTGCTATCTCGTCTTCCAAACCATTTTAGACACGTACCAGGATTATAAAAGAGACCCATAAGGACCAAGACGCAGCAGAAGAAGATAATAATTGACATAAATTGTCCGTTTTCATTTTTGGGTTTGTGGGCTAATGATCAGACATatggaatatatatttttttagtagGAAAATAAGAGGATGAGATTCAAAATTGAGTCTGTCATAATACGCATTAAGTTATTGAATTAAATCAGAGTTAAGCTGATGATATGAAACAATACAGGAAGGGCAGGGGTTTTTTTGGGAGATACGAATtcgattataatttaaattactcTGTTGGTCATATGAGTCAATATTTGACTCTAATATTATGGATAGGAATGGTGCTCATAGAATTGATCATCTGTCGAATGATATATGTTAAAGAGATGCATTGCGAAGCATTTGTCTCCGCCTGCAACACGTGAAATATGAGACTCTTTTTACTATCAGCAAACACTTTTGACAGAAATGGTGACGCgtgattttaaaatctcttagATTAAATGTGCTCAGGGTGGAGTAATGTAAGAATGAGTGACCTAAGAGAAGCTGTTAAAAGAAATATGCGTGCCTCCACCATTGTTTTGAGACCTAGTCTGGTCCGGCTGATCAAATTGAAAAAGCCGTGAATCAGCCTTTTAAACAGTTAGTATTAAAACCAGTAAAAACTTGTCGGACTGGTCTCGTACTCAGTCACCTGTTCAACCATCACAGATTTAAGGGGTCAAATGGGTCTCCACAAATTTGTTTTACGTCGTCGTCTTTTATCAAATCACAAGCTTCTAAAAGACTGCAAAAAGCAGCTTGTACCTCTCTCTACTCGGAACTTTAATTTATTTGCTCCAAACTCTTTAATTGTATCACTAATCTGATCGATTCTTATCAATAAATCTTCAAATTTTTTCAATTAAACGACGAGCTAGTGtttttacaaattaaattttgattatttcttGATAAGTTTTTTGGTTCTACTCGGAGGTTTTAGATGCATTTGTATGCTTATTTAGGTTATTGAATCTCTtgctaagatttttttttttttttttcaacggcCTTTTAGAAGGCTTAGAGAATTAATCATGCACCCCACTGGTGTTTACAATACATTTGCAGTTGGTGACTCTGGTGTTTGGGTTGGAAAGCCTTGTACACTTGTTACCAGACCCTTCAATATTCCACACTTCAACATGTTTCTGTTAATCTCGGCAGATTTATCTACTGTGTGGTTATAAAACAACAAAATTAGCACCGAGATACTGTTAATTGTATACTTTAGTGTCACTCGATTACCTGATCATTACCGATATGGAATTATTCTGTTGGGGAAGATTTAACAATATTTTTTGCTAGCCTGCCTATCCCGATAAGACTAATGGCCAATGGCATTACATCCAGTGACATCCTATCCTCTCCACAGGAAGAGTATGGGCTTACTTATCCTCTATATATCTGGCTGGGTTGACCCTTTTCTTCAAGCTTAAGTAGGTTAAACCCTTTCGTCTCATCAAAAGAATTACCCCTCTAGACTTCTAGGGGAACTTCCAATCTACAACAGGTAAATCCACTCGAAATAGAGAAAATCCCAGGCCTAAGTCATTCATAATGGTACATGCTGCAGCAACTCTTACTGAAATATGTTTTACTAGCAATTGCAGTCACTGTGATCTTCATTAGAAGTTGAAACAAAGGACTCGAAACTGGGAAACCAAAAAAATTTACGTCAGGCAACATGGAGGAGAATTTTCTTCCTTACAAGAAGCAAAAGATGGATTTAAACATATAACAGCCCATGATGAGACACTTCCCAGCTTCTAGGCTACTAACCCTTACATTCAAAATTCATTAGAATCTTCTGACAGTGATCCCAACTCAAACTATACTCTTATGATAACTTCCTCTCATTTTGAATCCATTCCAATGTTGGCAGCTTTAACTTTTCAATTGGATTTGGTTTTAGTTTTGAGATCCTGCAAAACTAATAATGTCAATGAGGAGATACTGGAAAGGTTAAAATCTCAAACTAAAAAGTTAAAATCACAGTTAGCTGTAAcacagtattttttttttttttttttcaagatagaAGATTTCATTCATATAATAAACTCAAACTGCTCATACATCTATATTCATTTTAAAAAGTTAAGAAAAAGATACCCTTATAAAGATCTGGAAATAGAaaaacagttttttttttaatctagttTTGTATATACAGATGTTTTATACAGGTGAAAAATGTGTTAATCTTCAAGTAGATTGATCCAAAAGTTCTCTACAATTAGTAAACTAGTGGTATTACATAAGTTCACTTTGATATTTGTTTCAAAATCACCTTATCCACTATGTAAGCTAAGATAAGGATTTTCAAGTAAATATAAAGATAACTCTTCTTCTAAATttagaaattatataaaaaagGATAGAAATAAAAGCCATATATGACTATCTCCACCAACAAGAGAGAAAACGACGTAAATCcatgaaaaaaaaaagcaaaaatctGAAACGACTATCTTTATTAaccaaaaaaataattgaaattcaaagaaaAGGAATAGCAAAAGGCCACCGTCGGCCAAAGAAAGGCCAACAGCAATCCTTAGCAAATTGCAAAGAGAGCTGCTTGCAGAGGAAGTAGCTATATCGTACACCACTTAGCTCGATATAAAGATAAACAAAAAGTACAATTAATTGGTAGGCCAATTCAAAATGCAGCACATGAATCATATCAATTTAGTTCGTAATTCTTACAGTTAGTATAATtcctaaattttttattattttttataattttttataatacatATATTTTACAAGATTAGTATTAATAAAAAgtctaaaaaatttattattcatttaatatactattaaaattttttatcctGATCCCTTGGCTTTGTCTCCTTGGCTCTTTCCTTCCCGAGAATTTCTAAAGCCAACTCATAAATGGCAAAGATGTTTCTCTAAGTTTCTTTCCTGATTCCAATCCATGGACAGGACGACACCTACAATTGTTCAAATTCCCACCCGAGATGAATTAGTAAAACTCATTCCAATGAAATGGCTTACTAATTATGAAAAGCTCCATAATAACTCCCATTCTATTCAGGCCATAGATCCTTATTTCCACCGACAATTAAATGGAACTGTTAAGACAGTTTTCAAGGCTTCTGAAAGTTCTTCAAAAACACTAGAGATCTTTCATTCTCATATGATCTCTCAtgtaacagaaaaaaaaaataaaattccaatCCATTCTTTTCAAACTGACAGTACTTCCATTTACATTGATAAGATTAGAAGGCACTTCATATGGAAAACTCCTGGATTTGGCATGTGTGATCCAGGATGTGATTGTGAACAATGGGACTAAGAAGATAACTATTGTCACCACGGatggaagaaaataaaaaagcctCTTTCCTCTTGCAAACAATATAAACCCAGAAGAGATTATTCTCCAAACTCTCATAATGGATAATTCATCATTTCCAAAGATTCTTGATTTCAAAAATAAGAGTCTTCCTAAACCACAATTACTAAGACTAAAGGATTGGTTTTTCAAGTATAAATATATAGTCCAACATATCAAGGGACATGCTATAATTGAAACTATTACTACCTTATATGATGGAAGTATAGTGCTTATTTTCTTTACAATGAACTCTTAattgaaatttaataatataaattatcaaatttattattattattattattattattattattattattattattattattacacatTCACAATAAATGAATTACACATTcaatttattgaaatttaaataatttattgttATTCTAGACAATTGTCAATGGATGACCTAGTAAAGTTTATTCCTATAAAATGTCTTCATTATTTATAAAAAGTTTCATAACAATTCTCATTTAGTTCAGACATCAAATCCAGCAATTCAGTTTTTCCCTAACAGGCTGATGGAACCATCTAAACAGTTTTTAAAAATCTTGAAAGTTCTTATGAGACTCCGGCTATTTTCCATTCCTAATTGATCTCTCCTGTCCTACCACAGTATCTTCATTAGATACTAGAGTtgttacatttttaaaattctttcTAAAAACAGCTATACCTTTAATGTTAAATAAGCAGTTAACTCTCTTACGTAACCCCACTAAGCATAGACTTAAGAAAGTTATTCTGCTCTCTTCTTTTTCTagtttcatgcttccactcttcTGCTTCTACACCTGAATTGCTGCTCTCTTTTTctgcctttctttttttttttgagctaTTAGATTGCTCATTTTGGCGACCTTAGTTGTGTCTAGTGAATTGTGACTGAACGAACCAAATTGTCTAACACGGTGGTCCAGCGAATCTTTGATAACTATGGGAAGGGGAGAGAAGACTGAATGTGATTTTACAGGAGACTAGAATGGTTTTTACAGAAGACTGTATAGAAGACTGTATATATTTGTGCCTACTGGTTTTATTC contains:
- the LOC110658999 gene encoding uncharacterized protein LOC110658999; its protein translation is MSMLLRSSSTPILDSWLPCYKDSSPEPEFQILQRTKSVSFYSQPDDPTKKVTTQTLQQEANLQKPQKGSPIRPPHSTKQQCKKNSDEEEKQVQPDSRLQRLFSSSGLGEEVMNDDDDEKKRCGLQTLVVGGGMGSEGGGGICGGGSGGRRSDGGDGNGGSEFYGNDNTDAYYQKMISADPGNALLLGNYAKFLKEVRGDFAKAEEFCGRAILANPSDGNILSIYADLIWQKEKDAQRAESYFDQAVKTAPEDCYVRASYARFLWDAEEENEKEYEDEQQDNISPPSFFHCSPHDPPLAAAS